tatttttatattcatacatatatatatatatcatctccCAGATGCAGTCCTGGATCTTACCATGACCTCAAATGGCGCCAATTCTGCCCAGCACTTTGTCCTGTCCTGCATTTCTGGGGAACGAAACATTGAAGGACTGGAGCTAAGCATCAAAAAGGATAACAGCATACTCATGCTTGCCAACAAGCCCAGTTTTAAGGTGCAGAAGCCTCGGCCAAAGGAGGCAGTGGCTTCTGGCTTTGGGAACTTAGAGCATAGGGGCATCTTCTACTGCCATTCAAGCCAGGGGTCCAATCACCATTCTAACGTCACTCTTATCAGCAACTACAACAAAGGTAAATTACAGCACATGTTATGtgttaaagtgttttgtcattgGCAGTGTACAGTAGAGTTTAAACTTGCTAAGCTAAATGAGTTTGATATTGTTCATCTAATGAGATAGaaggtttaaatgtttttttgtcattttatttgattttgcgaCTGTATTgtaattcatattttaaaattccATGTGTGCTTGCTTTAGGTCACTTTAGACCACAGAGACTCTCTCTGACGGCTAACAAAGGAGACACAGTGCACATATCTATGGATGTCTTGGGAACAGAGAAAAGAGATGTTACATGGAAATTCAATGGTAAGATTTTTGCACAGGTAGAACGTGTTCTTGGATGCACTTAGACCTTGCaaagatcatgctgcttgccatcagcagccagagtctgagagagcacaaatagccatgctctctctgagtgggtagatgacactctctGCCCAATGTAAATATGTATTGatttacatttttgtgttttgatttttatgttatctttttgttttaattaattttgacAACCTTTGGTAATTGtacttgatattattttatttgtactttttacagttgtactatttttattatttcatgttattttctattgtcttatcttaattgttaattttactttacttttactatttttatcccttttccatttctcctttttattctgatttattctCTCTGGATGTACAGCACTctgagctgcattttaatgtatgaaaggtgctttataaataaagtttattattattattaataataataataataataataataataataataataataataataataataataataataataataataataataaagctgggTAGCTACACTTTCCTCAGAACATcctggctacccagtgatgctgcatcagcgctagttgaaaaaaaaaaatatatatatatatatatatatagtatctgaGGAGACATGCGCTAGTCTTAACCCTTCTAGAGGTGTTGCTAGTGATAGAGGCTCTCATATAAATGGGGACTAAGTAATTAGTCTTTTAAATTGGtgaaaaaaatgggataaaatttgacttttattctgtaaataagcATTACAGTGAGCATCCTTTGAATGCATTGATTTGATTACCTGAATACAAATGTAGAAAAGTGTCTGTCTTTAAAAATCTCAGGTATCTGTAGATGAGTGTAATATAAACTGTTTAATATTATCCCACATTCCAGGTAACTACTACTACATGACACACTGGGGAGACGTGGACAATCAAACAGCTGTTCTCACCTTAAACAACATTGATCAGAGCAATGCAGGGATCTACAGTGCAAGCTACGTAGGGGACAGTCCGCTCTTTGCAGCCATGATGCGGTTAATCATTCGGGGTACGGCAATCCCATATCTCTATTTGATTCCAAAGAATAAGTAAGTACATGTGTTTTTCTTGGCACTTATATTTGAACCTTGTACGTTTTCCAGCTTGTCCGAAGAACAAATGGGGCACAGACTGTGACAAGGAATGTCCTGAGTGTCTGAACGGAGGTGTCTGCCATGACAGAGATGGTGACTGTGTCTGTCCTCCAGGTTTCATGGGAACACGCTGTGAGACAGGTAGAAAACAGGACAGATCAGCTCAGCCTCAATAAACAGATATCAGTGGTAGATTAGAGTGACGAATTTCAGGCAAAACAGTGCTCAGATATTTAAGCTAAAGAATGAAGCAAAGAAGACCATTCATGAATGTGAAATGCTGCCAAAAAATGGCAGATGTGTTTTGCAGTTCATATTTTGTTTGAAAGGCCAGAACTATTTGTTATGATTAATCTCATATACTACAATCTTGTTTACAGCTATTAATCTCAATACTTATTATACAGCATCAGCTCTGGGTAATTTGCTCAAATCAAAGCTAAACAGACAAACTATTAAGGAGCCACTAAATcctaaatcttattttttccattaatagctgaaatgtgtttctttgaagaaatgaaacacaccagtcctgcttaaaacatTCTGCTTACTTTGGTatgcaatatgcaaatcagccaatcagtaatcagccaatcagctctcgcTCCTGCCCtgcatctaaacccatacatcacccagtgcccctctcagACTACATTGTCCATTTTGTAAACTTTTTTCaagtttgagctgagggtggagtttactgcccctttaaatatcactttaataggggcgccgagtggtccagcggtctaaagcgctgctactatgagcgggaggttgcaggttcgaaccccagctttgccatcaagctgccggcgtcagagggagcaaaattggccctgctccctctgggtgggtagatggcgctctctccccacatcactcctagggtgatgtccacagcacagggcgtctgtgagctgatgtaccggagccgagccgctgcgctttcctccaagcacgctgtgatgctgctcggcaatgctgcatcagcagcagctcaaaaagaagcggtggctgacttcacatgtatcagaggaagcatgtgttagtcttcaccctcctggtgtgttggggcatcactagtgataaggagagtcctaatgatcgggttggataattggcagtgtaaattggggagaaaatgggaaaaattaaaaaatatataagaaataataACTTTAATAGCAGCACAAAACCGATCCTAagatttcttctctctctctgtaaggagagtttttttatccttttatccCACTATTTTACATGCTTGGTGCAAATTCcagcaaaaatatttaattattttcaaaaataaaatgcaatgtaGTAATATAACCTAAGTACAGCCATCCTAATAGAAGCATATTGTGTTTTGCttagatataaaacatataaagcaTTTGTGGAAAACTGGTCCAAAAGTGTGGTGTAGACACAAAGGGCCAAAAGACACTGGTGTAATCCACTATTTGTAACCAAGTATAAGTAAAAGGAAGAAACATAACTCAATATCATATATCTACCTAATATATTTTCTTATGTATTAAATTGATCTATTTACAGGCTTGCATTTTATAGAGGGATATTagattaaaaatctattttattttgatGCCTCTTACAGCATGTCGAGAGGGAATGTTTGGAAGAAACTGTCAGGAGTCCTGTAAAGCAGAAACTGGGTGCCAGGATTTAACTTTCTGCCTCGTCGACCCCTATGGCTGCTCTTGTGCAAGTGGCTGGCATGGAGATCGCTGTCATAAACGTGAGTTTAACTAACACAAAATATTACCTAATATTATTTGTGATATACAGTGCTATTAGCACTATATTAATAATGTGGTCAATCCTTTTCCTAGGCTAAAAGGGCATCCCTACAAGTAAAGTTTTCACAGTTTGGTAAAAATCTTGCCAGGAACATCTTAACAGCTGTAAACAAACTACAGTAGATATTTCttttaatcaattatttttttagtattttgctAAATGAAATAGAGACCTAGAGAGGCTCTTTCAAAGCCTTCAGACCCAAAAAGTCAAGTGAgacttataaatataaaaaatatgaaaatataactTAAGAGGAAACTAAACCCTAAGACACCtttttattaatagctaaaatgcaTTCCTTTGAAATAGTAAAACATACCAAATCCAAACTGTCAAAAAACAAATGTATTGCATTCAGTTACACCTTTGTAGTACTCCTAGAAAATAGAGGTGGAGTTAGATGAAATCAGGGAGTTTAGTTATCCTTATCCTTTagttataaataaactaaataaactaaatgctGTTGAACAcctactgtacaaaaaaaaacagaacagaaaaaaacagaagctaAGCTTGAAACtaattaaattatgtaaaaatataggGAAAAATGTATAACACTTTACATGAACATAACCACCCCATAAATATGCAAATGGAAATTGACAAATGACATATCAGTCATGTTACCGTTactgataataaaataattttaaacctACTAATATCAagacatactacatactactaaCTTTAAAAACTGTCATATCTTAAATTACATATCAGAAACAGTGGCTTGACactgttttttgtatttaataaaaactCATCATGCTTGTGATATTTGTCATAATATATTTGTGTCAGCTAATGGGTTCCCAaaccatttagaaaaaaaaataaaataaaatcagttatAGATGATGTTAGACATACATaacggtatttatttattttgtgagaTGGACTTTTAGAATAAAACGATCCAAAACATCCTCAACGTCTCTAAAAACTAAACTGATAACACTCTTGGTCTTGTTTATTCGTAGCCTGTCCTGATGGGATGTATGGAGCTGGTTGTCTGCTTAGCTGCAACTgtaaaaacaaaggcaaatgcaGTCGTTTCAGCGGCTGCCATTGTCCAACTGGCTGGAGAGGACAACACTGTGAGAAATCAGGTCagtaaatctttattttttactctttagAACTTCATCATCAGCACGTTCTCTTTCTgtagtgtgtgattttttttattatttgtttggaTCTTTCTCTTAGATCGTGCTCCACAGATCCTGGATATAGACAGCAATCAGGAGTGGAATCTGCACTCCAGCCCAAAGATACTGTGCTCTGCAACCGGTCATCCTCTTCCCAGCCACACGAGTATTGAGCTGCGCAAACTGGATAGCACAGTGCTCAAGGTAGGAAAAACACTTCATACACTCCAGTTCTATATGGATTATGTACAGATACTTTAaacttaaacatgtttaaatggtAATTTCACCTAATTTGAATTCAACTTCAAAAATCACTCTTATTACAGCCTAGTGACACATTAGCGGTTTTATTTAGCATCACTATCTCTGATttcatgttaaatgttaaatttatttatgtatttatgttgtaAGTGGATCAAATCTCATGACTAACTTTCATCCTTACCCCTCATTCTCATCCTTTTCATTCCcctgcctctctctcacacacacagcacaccacacacacactcagacacagctGATGCTCCTGTGCAGTATACATTTGCCATGTTTCCTCTCCTACCCGCTTAATGTAGTGTTTAACAATAGAGGTAGTTGTGTTGTTTAAGCTGTGAGCTGCCCTGTggttcatttaattcattttagttTTCTGTGTCTGAACTTCATAATGTTCTGAGCTAATGCTCTCCCTGAAAACTTTGCTTAGCAGAATAAgagattcaaataaaaaaaaaatcaaccaagctactaatattataaaataatataaacattttactcTAGCCAGTTTGCAATGCATACCacacatacactgaaaaaaaatatatttattggctcaacttaactgagtcatcATTGTACTTTGACTTGAAGTAAGTTaagtagtaaatatatatatataatttaagttCATTTAACTTACCTCAGTCAAGTTataattttgctttgactcagttaagttgtaaagaTATACAGTCAAGTTATTTTGATTTGTCTCAGTAATAGTATTCTCAAcgtatttagcatattttttaaGAACTGCCAATACTGGTAACataacactgcagcagcacaagaatgaactgtagctccaagccaacatactcTGACAATAAGGAACACAGATTAACAGTAACTTCCTGATTGCcaagcctacaacactgaggcctggcaataaacacatatattacactaatgcatgcccaggataaggtagctttgggcaacagacaacacaaagatggtaagtaagggagaggccacacccaatatgcaaatatatggtgcctggagcttatgggaaagctgtatgaaccaacactgtaaaaagagcacacaaaaacacacaaaacacaaaatcataTTTAGGGTGTACCACATATTTATCTGTTTTGTCTTCCTCTCAAAAGTACAAAGAAGTACAAGCATTTCAACATGTGATTAGTCATGATTCATCACAgattattgttgtgattaatcagattttaattgtttgttggGTTAACAGGCCTCCCGCACCACCATGGATTCAAACAAGAGCACTGCCCAGTTTGAAATCACACAACTTACAGCTGAGCATGGGGGTCTCTGGGAATGCAGAGTTTCGACGAACGGTGGGCAAGACTCCCGCAAGTTTAACCTAACTGTAAAAGGTCAGTCTCTTTTTAATTCTGGTGTACCTGTTTGAATGGGCATTAATGAACTGTCTGAATAATCCAAATTTCCAAAATCTTCACCTAGAACCCCCTTCTCCCACCACTCCTCCGAAACTGATCGAAAAGACGAGCAAACAACTTGTTGTGAAGCCAATGGAACACTACAGAGGTGATGGTCCCATTATGTCTACCAAAGTCCTCTATAGACCGCTGGAGACACAAGATCCCTGGTCCTCCATCATAGGTGaggaaacaccttttttttttagttttttttttttttcagttctacagctctataaaaaaaataagagaccacttaaatcaggggtgtcaaactcattttggccgagggccacattggcatattggctgtcctccgagggccagatgtaacttataaatgtaataaaatgtaaccaaatgtaatatatgtaaatgaatgtaattactccttaatgttaaataactctcaatatattatttattcaatcaaatattacagttgcatggaaaaaatgtttgcttgttgctctattaacataaatccttttaatttgtcatgtcatgaaatccaaaaactccatcaatcaagaaccaaactattcaagtgaatagaaatgacatcaagttatattaactttgaaattattaactgaaataaggcttaataaatataaaatcaaaaattgtgagctgttaagaacatagcatttcctcagatttagcagttcctcatccaaccactagtcggagctgcagctgcagcaccacaagcccgcagtctttgcttagtcagagctgcagcccagccacgggctacagggctcagctgagccagtctggagcgtttttaaaatttttaagttcttctgtgtatgaaataaagatttttgtaaccgaataatacagctctctacagttcatctttcagcccaatcagctaacagcagccgtttagagcatgagtcactgctgggattacattataaacaggtcagttatcgcgctgctaacctcaggatgtttataactacggagtttagtggacacaccacggctgcaaggttagactgttgaaggctactgaagactattaaaggctattggaggttattgaacgggttattgagggcagaaatcagtaaaggctggttagataagtgattcacgtcctcgtactttgctgcggtgaaactgcgactagcgctgtcacagtgatgtttattaacgtcattaaaacagattttgtcagctattgtcttataaatgtttacacagaacttatatctctcctaaaaagcgtttattttggtcagtaacactcttcgtaacacaaaaggcataccggtctttcgccttgaagcacagccgtccgtctgcatcaacttctctttttctggacattatgggataaacatttatatgtctcaattccacccgcgaagttacaccttccctccggcagggtttccacatcaatgactacactgccgtgtagtggcagtaagccgtaactttgcgggtaatacaatcgacaagcattgtgggaaatgtattttttggtcaaagaacgcttctgacttatttattatagacactaagatcttacaagctctcgcgggccacataaaaagacgtggcgggccacatttggcccgcgggccttgtgtttgacacatgtgacttAAAtcgaagctgaactgcttgaatttttgcataacattatccaaaagcagtgtgtaagactggtggaggagaacatgccaagatgcatgaaaactgtgacaaaaaacagggttatttcaccaaatattgatttctgaactctttaatccttttctttgcattattttaggtctgaaagcgcggcatctttttttgttatttcagccatttctcattttctgcaaataaatgctctaaatggctatTTTTATCTAGTATTTGggagtttatagtttatagaagaaaacaacaatgttctttttattcaaacataaacctataaatagcaaaatcagagaaactgaatcagaaactgaagtggtctctaaatttttATTTTCAGAGCTCTATATAAATCAGTGAGTTATTATCAGATTGTGTAGTATGAAGTGAAATACCAATAATAAAACTATCCttctttctgtgtttctgtgttctattcttttttttcttcagtttattACAACAGCGGTtcggtaactctaatgaacttgaAGCCAACAACCAAGTATCAGGTCCGGGTGCGACTCACCAGGCCGGGAGAAGGAGGAGAGGGGCCTGAGGGTCCGGAAGCCATCATGGAGACTGACTGTCCAGGTGAGTTTtactataaaatagaaaaaaaggaagCTAAGTGCATAAAATAAGGAATGCATGTTGGAAAGGCTTGGGTTGCTACATATCTATGCACAGACGCAGCCTCTATTACTGCCTAGAGAGGCCAAGATAAGTTTCTTGACGAGATATGTTGTTGGTTGCACCTGACAGACGTGATTTCAGAACCTGAAGTCTGAAGTCCAGGCGACTGATTTTTATATGTAAGTGGGTAGGCAGTGATTTAGGGTCAGTTTGTGCTTGTGGTGCTTCACTGGGAGAAGCTATAGCCATAGCTGCGAAATGAGTAGAGCTGCCAATCGCAGTAGACAGGCTCTGATTGCGTATTCTGTTGTCGTTAGAGCCCTTGGCCAGGCCGGAGATTGATTTCAGCTCTCAAGAGGGGCGAAACGCCACCGTGAAGTGGCTCCTGCCCAGCGGCCCGAGCCAGGCAAGTGGCTTTTTAGTGCAGCTCTACGGACCCCAGGAAGAGAAGCTGTGGGAGGAGACCACCTTGCTCAGTGTGCTTTCCACAAAGCTCTACAACCTGGAGTACCACCGTGACTACCACGTGGTCATCCGGCTGGTCAACTGCGGCAGCCGTGGGCCTGCCTCAAAGCCCTATCGCATCCGCCTCAACAGCCAGGGTAAAGCAAATCTTTCTGACCACTAGGTGGCACTCAAAACGTTGCCTCATAGACAGTCCAGAAggcttttttattgtatattgtaaaaacaaGTCTTTGTAACCATTAGATGGCACTCTAATCATGTCTAATGGAGAGCAGAAGATTTCCTCCATTGCTTTCTGTGGTGGGTTCAAACAAGGTGGACTTTTTTTAAGTGCCACATAGAACAAACAGGGATTATTAGACGCtctgaaattctttttttttttagcagtttctTGCATTACATGTGATGCAAAGCAACTCTTTCTGGGCACAAAATGGCACTGCTGATGTTGTGCAGAGCTGCAGAGCTTTATTACAATTTTATATTATTGTCAAAAGCCTTTTCCAGCAGGCAAGTTGACGATTCCACTGGCTAGGACTTTGCAGGGTTGTTCAAGGCTGTAGTGTAGAGAAAATATATCAGAGAGAAATGATTGAGAACTTGTGTTTGTGGCACCGCAGTGACAGTACGTACAAtgaatatatgaaaaataaagaTCTAAAATTTGTTGACTTATTGCAGAGAATAACCcagtttttgcacttttttttctaATGCAATCCAGGACCCTCTTCTCCAAGGAATGTACAAGCTGACCCCTTGTCCATTAATGGAGTAAGAGTTCGCTGGCAGCCCCCTGAGGATCCCAACGGCGGTATTGTCAAATACACCATTGAATACCAGCCAGTAGGCCAGGGCACCCTGCAGTGGGTGGACACAGATGATGGGAACAAGACCACCAAAGATGTGACAGCCCTGAATGGAAGCACCTTGTACCAGTTCAGAGTGCGAGGTTTCTCCAAAGTGCCTGGGGATTGGAGCAAGTTTGTGCAAGCCAGGACTCAAGGAGATGGTATGACCAAACAAGAAATGAATAGGAGCCAATAGGGTCTTTTTGTTAACGTCTAAGGAAGATATTGATGATTGAGGCCCATTGTCCTTGTTTAAACACACCAAGCATACAGTCATGTAAAAAGCACAGTCATGAACAACATTTTGACACCATGAGAAAAAACCATGTTCAGTCCTttgtaacatatttaaacatttaatgttGGTTTCCCAAACAGCGATTAGGCCTAGTCCCAACTGTAAATTGAGATGGTTTTCCATTAAAAGACACATGTACCGGTAGTCAAGGCCTAGGCTAAATCCTTTTTAAAACCCCACCTTTTTTAGCTCATCTAAAACCAGTAGCATTACTGATCTTAAATATATTATGTGTTCTTTAGGTTCTTCCAGTTTCAGTCCCACCACTCAGGGGGTTGGCAGGCCCATGGCAGAGGACCATCAGCTGCTGTGGGCTGTGGTTGGCTCAGTTGCCGTCACATGTGTTACCATTCTTCTAGCGCTACTGGCCCTTTTCTACATCCGAAAATCCATTGTCAAACGTAGACGTACCTTTACCTACCAGTCAGGATCGGTGAGTGCACACATAGAACTGAGGAGGTTTTGCTGTCTTCTCTGTTATATATTGGCTTTGTTGAACTGCTAAATTCTTTTCAGTCGTAACAAAACCTTATAACCCTATTTTTGACACCTTTGAAAATGCAACCCGCCtgcaaaataactttattttatgttaacacctattttcccattttccccaTGCTCATACATACATAAAAGGGAGAAGAGACCATACTGCAGTTCAACTCAGGGACCCTCACGCTAACCCGAAGACCAAAGCCCACCCCAGAACCCCTAACTTACCCTATACTGGACTGGGAAGACATCAAGTTTGAAGACGTCATTGGCGAAGGGAATTTTGGCCAAGTCATCAAAGCCATGATCAAAAAGGATGGAACCAAAATGAGTGCTGCCATTAAAATGCTGAAGGGTGAGGCTTACTCTCAGAACTAATGAGCACCATAACAGACTTACAGAATCAATAAACCTACAAAAGCAGCATTGTTCTCAGATGCCTGTTTTATACCAGTGTGTTTTGTGTATCTGTCACACAGAATTTGCCTCAGAGAATGACCACCGGGACTTTGCTGGGGAACTGGAGGTGTTATGCAAGCTGGGCCAACATCCCAACATAATCAACCTCATAGGGGCCTGTGAAAACAGAGGCAAGTACACCATCTGCTGGCCATGcagaattatatattatatatttacacgCCCATCAGTCAGATACTTTTATAGCTGTGAAtgattgtttcattttgttttatatggAAGTCAGTTTACCTTACTTAGGTAAGagttttgcaaaaaataaatgtacaaaaataaaaaaatggcattAGGTACATACAGTGCAGTCAGTGCGGGTCTCCTTCAACAACTGTTTTTAAGAAGAAATTTCTTCTGAAAAACCACTTGCCACTTTTTCCACAAGATGTGTGaacacatagactgtgtatagctggacagagcatcgtctctcaaaagtgaagccaccacaggtcgggcgccccctgctgtttggtttcagaaagctgtgtaaccccacccatccccataggtttcaatggcaaaacagacaactttcaatcatgtttttttctaatatactgtaattctatctcctttatttaaatgcaacagctagtgtaacctctgcttatattgtaaaatttttatatcctcacagaattagtttttaaaacgttattcagctctattcaaaaaaggtgtcaGCTTCgccctgcagcctgtgacctcgaggcagccctcaggggcggggttatttaaatgagtcgGATGTCTCTTCACAgtatttctccctcctctggtctctactgtgcagactcgggtttcaggatcgccaacatggcggaagattttggcttcattttcattgaatgaatgggaacggtgacacggcgtccatcttttttttacagtctctgtgtgaACAATTCTGTAGTTTAACATCATGAACGTAGACATTTTGTTAGGATTCTTCTAAAGAAAACAAAGTTTGAGAAAGATATTGGGGATTGAGGTCGATTGTTcctgtttaaacacacacaatacagccatgtgaaaaaaaatattacaacgcTTATTTTACTTATATTTCACTCAATTGAAAGATGGGGGTAAAactaactaaacaaataaaactgaagcaatgtcttttaataattatttgtagAATGCAATTAGCAGAAATGATGTGCAGTACTATAGTAATGACTTTTTTGGGGGGCAGTATTACAATTATAAGTTATCTTGTGTGGTATTACTGTAAAGGAGTGCTTAAAGATCCTGTACTTCATGCAAATGTTGTTTACTAGTGTAAAATGTCTTTACCCATGGCATTACTCAAGcagcccatatatatatataaactctaaTATGGATTACCTCCTCTGATGGTCTATGGATAAACTGGAGGCACACAATAAGATAATTaaccattttaatatttttgcagCAGTTAACAATCATTAAACCAAGGTTATTATGGAAGCCTATTCCAATCATATATTTGTTATCTCCGAAACTGCTAACTGTCTCGAAACAACAACAACTTCCTCAGAGGATTATGAAATATTATGGCCTAGGCATGTAGTGTTGTGGTCATATCTGGTCACTTCTCTTTACTGAATATGTGACACACAAATGTCTCAACAAAAATCTGAATTGTACTTAAGTATGTTAACTGCTTAGGTTTGATTTGATTGGATTTACacattaattaacataattaacattatgaaataaattatttcacaGTGTATATGTGCTAGATTTAGCCAAACAGCTAATTGTCATCTGCTGCACCAACCAAATTCTGTAGTACTCAGTATATAGTTCTTTAAGATACAGCAGGACACTTACATTGATATTAATTACAGGACTGTTACTTAATTAAGGGCTCAATTATACTTTCACCAGAGATGGCTGCACACGGCAAATGATgcaatatgtataaaatatatgtgtttatatttgaTGTTTCCATTTTTGCAGTATACTCCAAAAGTACAAATGGTAGTTTAAAGAAATACCCTCGGACAagtttaatgttcattttaagtGAAGCATAACGCATAtactaatttacaaaaaaaaaaaaatcagaggtgCATGACTACTAACCACTATAATTGCACCATTTTTGGTTCATACACCCTTGGATCAGTTGCAACAAGTCAAGTACAAATCTAACTTAACTGAGATCACAATCAAAACCTTGTTTTCTAAACTGACATAGTACTTTCAGTTTAATTTGTTCATCTGTTTACAGTACCCTGAACTTCCTTGATGGGGTGGACCGGGAGTTTGATCTCTCAATCAGACAGAAACACCACAAACTGTTAAAACTATAGGTTTATTAGGTTATAAAACTGTGGAGGAATCCATTAAGGTGCTCATAAAGGAACCATTAATAACGTTTA
This DNA window, taken from Astyanax mexicanus isolate ESR-SI-001 chromosome 5, AstMex3_surface, whole genome shotgun sequence, encodes the following:
- the tie1 gene encoding tyrosine-protein kinase receptor Tie-1 isoform X1; protein product: MIYLIWLFCLISTLDAVLDLTMTSNGANSAQHFVLSCISGERNIEGLELSIKKDNSILMLANKPSFKVQKPRPKEAVASGFGNLEHRGIFYCHSSQGSNHHSNVTLISNYNKGHFRPQRLSLTANKGDTVHISMDVLGTEKRDVTWKFNGNYYYMTHWGDVDNQTAVLTLNNIDQSNAGIYSASYVGDSPLFAAMMRLIIRACPKNKWGTDCDKECPECLNGGVCHDRDGDCVCPPGFMGTRCETACREGMFGRNCQESCKAETGCQDLTFCLVDPYGCSCASGWHGDRCHKPCPDGMYGAGCLLSCNCKNKGKCSRFSGCHCPTGWRGQHCEKSDRAPQILDIDSNQEWNLHSSPKILCSATGHPLPSHTSIELRKLDSTVLKASRTTMDSNKSTAQFEITQLTAEHGGLWECRVSTNGGQDSRKFNLTVKEPPSPTTPPKLIEKTSKQLVVKPMEHYRGDGPIMSTKVLYRPLETQDPWSSIIVYYNSGSVTLMNLKPTTKYQVRVRLTRPGEGGEGPEGPEAIMETDCPEPLARPEIDFSSQEGRNATVKWLLPSGPSQASGFLVQLYGPQEEKLWEETTLLSVLSTKLYNLEYHRDYHVVIRLVNCGSRGPASKPYRIRLNSQGPSSPRNVQADPLSINGVRVRWQPPEDPNGGIVKYTIEYQPVGQGTLQWVDTDDGNKTTKDVTALNGSTLYQFRVRGFSKVPGDWSKFVQARTQGDGSSSFSPTTQGVGRPMAEDHQLLWAVVGSVAVTCVTILLALLALFYIRKSIVKRRRTFTYQSGSGEETILQFNSGTLTLTRRPKPTPEPLTYPILDWEDIKFEDVIGEGNFGQVIKAMIKKDGTKMSAAIKMLKEFASENDHRDFAGELEVLCKLGQHPNIINLIGACENRGYLYIAIEFAPYGNLLDFLRKSRVLETDPAFAKEHGTASTLTSQQLLQFAVDVATGMHYLSDKQFIHRDLAARNVLVGDNLVAKIADFGLSRGEEVYVKKTMGRLPVRWMAIESLNYSVYTTKSDVWSFGVLLWEIVSLGGTPYCGMTCAELYEKLPQGYRMEKPRNCDDEVYELMRQCWRDRPYERPPFSQISVQLNRMQEARKAYVNMALFENFTYAGIDATAEEA
- the tie1 gene encoding tyrosine-protein kinase receptor Tie-1 isoform X2; protein product: MIYLIWLFCLISTLDAVLDLTMTSNGANSAQHFVLSCISGERNIEGLELSIKKDNSILMLANKPSFKVQKPRPKEAVASGFGNLEHRGIFYCHSSQGSNHHSNVTLISNYNKGHFRPQRLSLTANKGDTVHISMDVLGTEKRDVTWKFNGNYYYMTHWGDVDNQTAVLTLNNIDQSNAGIYSASYVGDSPLFAAMMRLIIRACPKNKWGTDCDKECPECLNGGVCHDRDGDCVCPPGFMGTRCETACREGMFGRNCQESCKAETGCQDLTFCLVDPYGCSCASGWHGDRCHKPCPDGMYGAGCLLSCNCKNKGKCSRFSGCHCPTGWRGQHCEKSDRAPQILDIDSNQEWNLHSSPKILCSATGHPLPSHTSIELRKLDSTVLKASRTTMDSNKSTAQFEITQLTAEHGGLWECRVSTNGGQDSRKFNLTVKEPPSPTTPPKLIEKTSKQLVVKPMEHYRGDGPIMSTKVLYRPLETQDPWSSIIVYYNSGSVTLMNLKPTTKYQVRVRLTRPGEGGEGPEGPEAIMETDCPGPSSPRNVQADPLSINGVRVRWQPPEDPNGGIVKYTIEYQPVGQGTLQWVDTDDGNKTTKDVTALNGSTLYQFRVRGFSKVPGDWSKFVQARTQGDGSSSFSPTTQGVGRPMAEDHQLLWAVVGSVAVTCVTILLALLALFYIRKSIVKRRRTFTYQSGSGEETILQFNSGTLTLTRRPKPTPEPLTYPILDWEDIKFEDVIGEGNFGQVIKAMIKKDGTKMSAAIKMLKEFASENDHRDFAGELEVLCKLGQHPNIINLIGACENRGYLYIAIEFAPYGNLLDFLRKSRVLETDPAFAKEHGTASTLTSQQLLQFAVDVATGMHYLSDKQFIHRDLAARNVLVGDNLVAKIADFGLSRGEEVYVKKTMGRLPVRWMAIESLNYSVYTTKSDVWSFGVLLWEIVSLGGTPYCGMTCAELYEKLPQGYRMEKPRNCDDEVYELMRQCWRDRPYERPPFSQISVQLNRMQEARKAYVNMALFENFTYAGIDATAEEA